From the genome of Pseudomonas migulae:
GTCCAGGCCACTCGCTTGATCGATAGCTGCGAAGTCCTCGAACAGGCCTGCCATGAAGTTTTTCATCATGACAAAGTCGCCGAATGCAGGGAGGCCGTGGAACGCGCAATGCTCGAACTGGAGCAGGCATTGCAGCAACAAATTGGTCAAAACGACGAAAGCAGAATGATGGAGCCTTAACTATGCTTGGTCGCTGAGCAGTGTGTTAACCATCATGGAGAGACGCCGCAATGCCCAACCCACTGCGCCCGGATCAACGGCGGTTTCCCCTGCACGTGCACATCAGTGTGATGTTTACCCTGCTGTTGCTGCTGACCGGTGTGGTGCTGGGCATTTTCAACTATCGGCATACCACGCAGATCATTCTTTCCAGCAGTGAAAAACTCTTCGAGCGCATCGAGCAGGACGTCCGGCTGGACCTGCACGCCACCTATGAGCCCATTCATCATCTGTTGAGCCTGCTGGTATACAACCCGGCGGCGCAGGCTACCGACCTGGAACAACGCCTGGCGCTGCTCGGCCCCTTCAGCCAGTCGCTCAAGGACAACCCTGACCTGGCCTCACTGTACCTGGGCTACGACAATGGTGATTTCTTCATGGTTCGCCCGTTGCGAACCGCCGCCCTGAAAACCCTGCTCAACGCCCCGGGCAACGCGGCCTATCAAGTGTGGAGCATCGAGCGAAACGGCGGCCCGCTACATTCACAGTCACTGTTTTTCGATCAGGACCTGAATCTTGTCAGTCGGCAGGACAATCCCGACGACACTTACGATCCGCGGACACGTAACTGGTTTTCCAACGCCCGCCGCGACAGCGATCAGATCATCACCGAACCCTACCTCTTTTTCTCCACCCGCAACGTCGGCACCACCCTGGCCCGCCGCAGCGGCGCTCACGCAATCCTCGGCGCCGACCTGACGCTGGCCGAACTGTCCGCGACCCTGGCCAAACATGTCGTCACCCCCAGTACCGAAATCGTGCTGTTCGATGCCGAAGGCAATGCCATCGCTTATCCCGACAGCCGCAAGTTGATCGTCGATGACCAGACCGCCCGCCTGAGCAAAGCCGCCGATCTGAGCCCCGGCCTCGGCGCGTTGCTGAACAATCCGCCAACAGGTAATCGGCTGAAGGCCGCCGGCCGCGAATGGATCGTTGCCCGCAGTCACATGCAGGAAGGAGGTCCCCAGGGGCTGCAACTGGCGTTGCTGGTGCCGGAAGACGAATTGCTCGCCGATGCCTACCGCATGCGCTGGCAAGGTGCGTTGATTACGTTGGCCACGTTGCTGTTGTGCCTGCCGCTGGGCTGGTTGACCTCGAGAATTCTGGTCAAACCCCTGCGCGCACTGGTGCAGGAAGCCGACGCCATTCGCAGTTTCAATTTCCATTTCCCGCCCTCCCGCCGCTCGCCGGTGCTCGAAGTCGACCAACTGAGTGTGTCGATGAGCCGCATGAAAGATACCCTGGCGAGTTTTTTCCAGATCACCGACAGCCTGAGCGCCGAGACACGGTTTGCGCCCTTGCTGGAACGGGTATTGTTCGAAACCGTGAAAATCGGCCAGGCCCAGGCCGGTCTGATCTACCTGCGGGAGAATGATGGCGATCGCATGGTGCCCCACGGCCTGGTCATCAACGACAGTTCACAGGCATTGCCAGCGTTCGACATTCGCGGCCACGAGCCCGGCGGCCCACAAAGCCCTGCTTGGCTGGGGCAGTTGTCGAATGCCGACAATGTGGTCATCAGCCTCGGTTTCGAACAGGCGGGGGATTTGCAGAAAGTGTTGCTGGCGATGGCGTGTCCGCGGGTCCATCTGATCGGTATCCGCCTGCACAATCGGCATAACGAGACCGTAGGCCTGCTGATCCTGTTGCTGGAGGACAGCGGCAACCAGAGCGATCTCGAGAAGCTTCGGCCAGACCGCATTGCGTTCCTTCAGGCCGTGTCCGGTGCGGCCGCCGTGAGCATCGAAAGTCAACGCCTGCAAGCCAAACAGAAACAGTTGCTGGACGCCTTCATTCAATTGCTGGCCGGCGCGATCGATGCCAAGAGCCCCTACACCGGCGGTCACTGCCAGCGCGTGCCGGCGCTGACCCTGATGATCGCCCAGGCTGCCGCGGCCAGCCAGGACCCGGCCTTCAGCGGTTATCAACCCACTGAAGACGAGTGGGAGGCGCTGCACATCGCGGCGTGGCTGCACGACTGCGGCAAGGTCACGACGCCGGAATACGTCGTGGATAAAGCCACGAAGCTGGAAACCCTGAACGACCGCATTCACGAAATCCGCACCCGTTTCGAAGTGCTCAAGCGCGATGCCTGGATCAGCTACTGGCAGGCCATCGCCCTGGGCGGTGACGAGCAGCACCTGGCGGAACGGCGCGATGCCACGCTGGCGGGGCTCGACGATGATTTCGCGTTTATTGCCCGTTGCAATCTGGGCGGCGAGGCGATGGCCGATGCCGATCTGCAACGCCTGCGCAGCCTGGCACAACGGACCTGGACCCGAACCCTGGATGACCGGTTGGGTGTTTCCTGGGAAGAGAACCGGCGCCAGGCGCGAACACCGGCGCCGACCCTGCCGGTCAGCGAGCCGTTGCTGGCGGACAAACCCGAGCACCTGTTCGAACGCGCCGAGGGCGAACTGATTCCGGAAGACAATCCCTGGGGTTTCAAACTCGACGTACCGCGCTACAAGTACAACCGGGGCGAGCTCTACAACCTGAGCATCACCCGAGGCACACTGACTCGCGAGGAGCGTTACATCATCAATCACCACATGGTGCAGACGATCCTGATGCTCAGCCGCCTGCCCTTCCCCGGGCACCTCAGCAATGTCGCGGAAATCGCCGGCGGCCACCACGAAAAAATGGACGGCACCGGTTATCCCAAACAGTTGAAGCGCGAAGAAATGAGCCTGCCGGCGCGGATGATGGCGATTGCCGACATTTTCGAAGCGCTGACCGCCGCGGATCGCCCTTACAAGAAAGCCAAATCCCTGAGCGAAGCGCTGGGCATCATGGCCACCATGTGCCGTGATGCCCACATCGACCCCGAATTGTTCGGGCTGTTCATCAACGCCGAGATTTACCGGCAGTACGCCGATCGATTCCTTGATCCACAGCAGATCGACGCGGTGGATCCGTCAGGCCTGCTGGCCAAGGCAGGCCTCAAGGCATGATCAGCAATCGGTCAGGCGCAGGAAAATCGCCGCCAGTTTTTCAATGCCGGCCTGATCGTCAGCGGTAAACCGCGCGAGCTTCGGGCTGTCGAGGTCCAGCACGCCGATCAGGCGACCGTCCTTGACCAGCGGCACGACCAGTTCGCTGTTCGAGGCGCTGTCGCAGGCGATATGTCCCGGAAAAGCGTGCACGTCTTCAACCAGTTGCGTCTGCAATGTCGCCGCCGCCGTGCCGCACACGCCGCGACCAAACGGGATGCGCACGCAGGCGATCTGCCCCTGAAACGGGCCGAGCACCAGTTCTTCATTACGATTGAGGTAGAAACCGGCCCAGTTCAGGTCATCGAGCTGGTTGTACAGAAACGCGGAAAACTGCGCGGCATTGGCGATGAAGTCCCGCTCGTCCGCCAGCAAGGATTCCAGCTGCGCGTGAAGCATGCCGTAGCCTTCGAGGCCCCGGCCGCTTTGTTGTAAATCGATCATGCCTTGTGCTCCAACAGCTTGAGCCCGACCCAATAGCGGGCAAATTGATAGGCGCAACGTCCGTTGCGATTGCCCCGGCCGGTGGCCCAGCGCACTGCGAGGATGTCCAGTTCTTCGTCACGCTGCCATTTCAGGCCGGCCTTGTCGGCCAGTTGACCGATCCAGTGCTCGACCACGTTCAGGAAGTGTTCCTGGGTAAACGGATAGAACGACAGCCACAAGCCGAAACGGTCCGACAGTGCAATCTTGTCTTCCACGGCCTCGCTGGGATGCAGTTCGCCGTCGACCCGTTTCCAGTTTTCGTTGTCGCTTTCCTTTTCCGGCACCAGATGGCGGCGGTTGGAAGTGGCGTACAACAAAACGTTATCCGGTGCCTGCTCGAGGGAACCGTCCAGCACGCTCTTGAGCACGCGATAATCACCTTCGCCCGATTCGAACGACAGGTCATCGCAGAACAGCACGAAGCGCTGGGGCAGCTTGGCAATCTGCTCGACGACCCTCGGCAGGTCCGCCAGGTGGTCGCGTTCGATTTCGATCAGCCGCAAGCCTGCCTTGGCGTGTTCGGCCAGTAAAGCGCGCACCAGCGACGATTTACCGGTGCCACGCGAGCCCCAGAGCAATGCGTGGTTGGCCGGCATGCCGTCGATGAACTGTTGAGTATTGCGCCCCAGCTGCTCCAGTTGCCGGTCGACACCGATCAGGTCGGACAAGCGCATGTCGAGGCTGACGTGCAGCGGCAACAGAAACCCGCTGC
Proteins encoded in this window:
- a CDS encoding HD domain-containing phosphohydrolase, with translation MPNPLRPDQRRFPLHVHISVMFTLLLLLTGVVLGIFNYRHTTQIILSSSEKLFERIEQDVRLDLHATYEPIHHLLSLLVYNPAAQATDLEQRLALLGPFSQSLKDNPDLASLYLGYDNGDFFMVRPLRTAALKTLLNAPGNAAYQVWSIERNGGPLHSQSLFFDQDLNLVSRQDNPDDTYDPRTRNWFSNARRDSDQIITEPYLFFSTRNVGTTLARRSGAHAILGADLTLAELSATLAKHVVTPSTEIVLFDAEGNAIAYPDSRKLIVDDQTARLSKAADLSPGLGALLNNPPTGNRLKAAGREWIVARSHMQEGGPQGLQLALLVPEDELLADAYRMRWQGALITLATLLLCLPLGWLTSRILVKPLRALVQEADAIRSFNFHFPPSRRSPVLEVDQLSVSMSRMKDTLASFFQITDSLSAETRFAPLLERVLFETVKIGQAQAGLIYLRENDGDRMVPHGLVINDSSQALPAFDIRGHEPGGPQSPAWLGQLSNADNVVISLGFEQAGDLQKVLLAMACPRVHLIGIRLHNRHNETVGLLILLLEDSGNQSDLEKLRPDRIAFLQAVSGAAAVSIESQRLQAKQKQLLDAFIQLLAGAIDAKSPYTGGHCQRVPALTLMIAQAAAASQDPAFSGYQPTEDEWEALHIAAWLHDCGKVTTPEYVVDKATKLETLNDRIHEIRTRFEVLKRDAWISYWQAIALGGDEQHLAERRDATLAGLDDDFAFIARCNLGGEAMADADLQRLRSLAQRTWTRTLDDRLGVSWEENRRQARTPAPTLPVSEPLLADKPEHLFERAEGELIPEDNPWGFKLDVPRYKYNRGELYNLSITRGTLTREERYIINHHMVQTILMLSRLPFPGHLSNVAEIAGGHHEKMDGTGYPKQLKREEMSLPARMMAIADIFEALTAADRPYKKAKSLSEALGIMATMCRDAHIDPELFGLFINAEIYRQYADRFLDPQQIDAVDPSGLLAKAGLKA
- a CDS encoding GAF domain-containing protein codes for the protein MIDLQQSGRGLEGYGMLHAQLESLLADERDFIANAAQFSAFLYNQLDDLNWAGFYLNRNEELVLGPFQGQIACVRIPFGRGVCGTAAATLQTQLVEDVHAFPGHIACDSASNSELVVPLVKDGRLIGVLDLDSPKLARFTADDQAGIEKLAAIFLRLTDC
- a CDS encoding ATP-binding protein, whose product is MDSRLNAFLERADAVLARIEPLLPAPRQSIDWTQCLAARWQREGRSGFLLPLHVSLDMRLSDLIGVDRQLEQLGRNTQQFIDGMPANHALLWGSRGTGKSSLVRALLAEHAKAGLRLIEIERDHLADLPRVVEQIAKLPQRFVLFCDDLSFESGEGDYRVLKSVLDGSLEQAPDNVLLYATSNRRHLVPEKESDNENWKRVDGELHPSEAVEDKIALSDRFGLWLSFYPFTQEHFLNVVEHWIGQLADKAGLKWQRDEELDILAVRWATGRGNRNGRCAYQFARYWVGLKLLEHKA